The genome window TCGGTTAGGGCAATTTTGGCTGCCGCACATAAAATACCTGCCTGACGCATACCGCCACCTAAAACTTTACGCCACCTTCTTGCTTGTTTGATTAATTCACTGGAACCCAGTAATAAAGAACCAATCGGTGCTCCTAAGCCTTTAGACAGACATATGGTCATAGAATCAAAATGCTGGACAATCTCGGTAATATCAACATCTAGTGCCGTTGCTGCGTTATACACTCGGGCGCCGTCTAAATGTAGTTTTAGTTGATGATGTTCGGCAAAGGCTTTTAATGAAGATAAATAGTCCAGCGGTAATACCTTACCATTGATGGTGTTTTCAATGCTGATCAAAGTCGTTCTGGCAAAATGTGGGTCGTCAGGCTTGATTGCTCGGGCGAGTTTTTCAAGTGATAAGCTGCCGTCTTTTTCATTTTCAATCGGTTGCGGTTGAATCGAACCTAATACCGCTGCTCCACCGCCTTCAAATTTATAGTTATGGGCTTGCTGACCACATAAATATTCATCACCGCGCTGACAATGGCTCATTAGTGCAAGCAGGTTCGCCTGTGTGCCAGAGCTGCAAAATAACGCGGCTTCAAATCCGTGGCGCTTTGCTGTCCAGTTTTCCAGCTCATTAACGGTTGGGTCATCACCATATACATCATCACCAACTACGGCATTTGCCATGGCATCACGCATTTTAGCGCAGGGTTGAGTCACGGTGTCAGAACGAAAATCAATCATGTTTTTTCCTTTTACAATAGTAACTTGAAGATGCTAGCAGATTTTTATCGACAGCAGAATACGCTTATTTTCTGTGTATGGTGTTTTTCTGATTATTAATCTAACCAGGTTTTAAATGGCGTTTCGCCTAGTTCTTCAATATAAGATTTTACAAAATCGATAAACACGCGTCGCCTTTTCGGTAAATGTTCTCTTTTAGCGTAAATGATGTAAACCCCTGACTCTATTGCTTGAGAATCATCTAAGGTAGCGATTATTTTTAATTGATTGGTGGCAACCCACTTCTTGGCAATAAAGTGTGGCATAAGTGCAATACCGGCGTTTTCGGCGCAAAATTCAGCCATAGCTTCACCATCGTCGACAATCGTTTTTATGGCGGGTTCAATTGTTATCCGTTTTCCTTTGTATTTGAAATCAATCGGCATGGTTTTGCCTGTTTGTTTAAAGCGAAATAGAATCCATGGATATTGTGATAAGCACTGTTGATTGATTTCAATAGAATTTGACACATCAGCACGACGGCTAATACATAGAACAAATTTTATCGGCGAAAGCTTTTGGGCGACTAATCTATTGTCTGAAATAGTGCCGCTTCTAATGGAAATATCAACCGACTCTTTGATCATATCGACATATTCATCACTAAAACTGACATCTAATTGAATTTGCGGATAAGCGCTTCTGAACTTGCAAAGCATTGGCATTATATATTGCCGTCCATATGAGACGGGAAGATTGATTTTTAATGAGCCTTTAACTTCTTGTGAGTCTTGCTTTAACTCCTCTTCATGGACTTTAAGTTTCGCTAGTAACTCTTCCACTGTTTTTGCGTATCGTGCCCCTGCAGACGTCAGCTTAAGCTGTCTGGTGGAACGATTAAATAATTGCAGACCGAGTTCTTGTTCTAATCGCTTGATTGCCTTACTGACCGTGGAAGGGTCGGTTGCATGTAATTTTGCCGTCTCGGTAAAGTTCTCTGTTTTTGTTGTCGTGACAAAAAGCGTGATCGTTCTAAACTTATCCATCGTAAGATTATAATTATGAATTATATTCATTAATATAATGAAAAACCTACACTTCTTACAAGCTGTTTATTCGCTATACTAGCCTCAGCGTTTTATTGGGAAGCAACTCAGTTATGTTGTGATTACGCATCGGAGATTTAAATGCTATTTGCTGCGGGATGTTTAGCTATTTTACTGGGTATCACTCATTCAATATTAGGAGAGGTGCTAGTGTTTAAACGTTTGAGAGAGAACTCAATTATACCTAATCTTACTGGTCATAAATTCAATTTAAGGCAAATTAGAATTCTATGGGTCAGCTGGCATTTAGTGACACTTTTTGGCTGGGCGCTGGGAATTCTTTTATTTCTTCTCGCAGATGTTAACAATGCACCAGCGACTTTGATCACGCAACTCAAACAGGTTATTGCGATAGCCATGTGTGGTGGTGCTACCCTAGTGTTGCTAGGGACTAAAGCCAAGCATCCTGGCTGGATTGTATTATTGAGTATTGCAATATTGGTGTGGTTTACTTAGTTAGTCGTTTTTATGTTGTTTTGTGTCATTAAATGGATGTATCTAGGTCACATGAGTGTCATGAATGCATATTTGTGAATAATTTTCATTTTAAGGGTGGAGGCTATATACGATGCAAGTTTATTTTTTATGGGGGGCAACCCTAATGAGTCTGGTGACGTTTGCTATTCATACTTTTGTCGGTAGTGCTAGAGTTGCTGCTCCGCTATTAGCCAACCATTCACTGCCGTTAGCGTCTAAGTGGCTCAATTATTATTGTTGGCATATTACCACTATTTATACCTTGTTGATGGGCGGCGCATACGCTTACGTAGCATTTAATCCGAATAAACCTGAACTGGTTGTCTTTCTCAGTATTTTAAATGTTTCCTTTGCCTTCTTGAGTGCGTTAGTCGCACTCAAAGGTAATATTAATCCGTTTCGGTTTCCCTCTACATCACTGTTTGCTTCGGTTTCATTTCTAGGTATTGCAAGCCTACTTGTTTAGAAATTAATTTATTTTATTTGTAAGGTTATGATTATGTTGAAATTTTATCGTCAATCACTATTGGCGCTGTTTGCGCTATTCACCTCGTTTAATGTGTTTTCCAGTAATTTGCCTGACGAATTATTGCATCAACCAATTACCTTGTTGTCAGGGAAGCAAGTAACATTAGCTGACTTTCAAGGTAATAAGCCGGTTTACCTGAAGTTCTGGGCGACCTGGTGTCAACCTTGTTTAAAAGAAATGCCACATTTTCAGCATATTCAGCAGCAATATGGCGATTCGATTGAGGTTATCAGTATCAACCTTGGCTTAAATGATGATGCAGAAACTGTCGCCCAAACGGTTAAAAAGTTTAATCTAACTATGCCGATGACCATAGATAAAAGTGGTGATCTGGCAAAAGCGTTTCACTTTATCGGCACACCTTATCATTTATTATTTGATAAGCAGATGAATTTGGTCCACCTCGGCCATAAAGCGAATGAGTCACTCGATAATAAAATTGCCTTGTTATCACAGCAAGAAAATGTTGATTTACTCGCCTCAAACAAATTACAGGAAAATGAAGCAGATCTAAAACTCAACCTCAATGACGGAAAAACTCATGCGTTGTTATTTACCGCAACTTGGTGTGATTGGTATCTTAAAGATAGTCGTCCTGAAGTCTCGCAAAGTTGTATCACCGCTCAGCAAAATGCGAATGTGCTTTATCAGCAGTATCCGCAAATTGCTTGGCAAGGCGTAATTTCACGATTATGGACTGGCGAGAAAGATGTATCAGCCTATAAGAAAAAATATACTATTGAGCATCCCATTGCACTTGATAAAACGAATCAGCTTTTTCATCAATATGCAGTGAATGATTTACCGACGTTAATATTAATCA of Thalassotalea insulae contains these proteins:
- the ltaE gene encoding low-specificity L-threonine aldolase, giving the protein MIDFRSDTVTQPCAKMRDAMANAVVGDDVYGDDPTVNELENWTAKRHGFEAALFCSSGTQANLLALMSHCQRGDEYLCGQQAHNYKFEGGGAAVLGSIQPQPIENEKDGSLSLEKLARAIKPDDPHFARTTLISIENTINGKVLPLDYLSSLKAFAEHHQLKLHLDGARVYNAATALDVDITEIVQHFDSMTICLSKGLGAPIGSLLLGSSELIKQARRWRKVLGGGMRQAGILCAAAKIALTDNIAKLKVDHRNAKYLAEQINAIDGFEVNLNQVATNMVFVKVAEHIDIAVLAEALKVKGILIAPNRYMRLVTHLGIDQSAIDSFITELKTLSRQ
- a CDS encoding LysR family transcriptional regulator, whose translation is MDKFRTITLFVTTTKTENFTETAKLHATDPSTVSKAIKRLEQELGLQLFNRSTRQLKLTSAGARYAKTVEELLAKLKVHEEELKQDSQEVKGSLKINLPVSYGRQYIMPMLCKFRSAYPQIQLDVSFSDEYVDMIKESVDISIRSGTISDNRLVAQKLSPIKFVLCISRRADVSNSIEINQQCLSQYPWILFRFKQTGKTMPIDFKYKGKRITIEPAIKTIVDDGEAMAEFCAENAGIALMPHFIAKKWVATNQLKIIATLDDSQAIESGVYIIYAKREHLPKRRRVFIDFVKSYIEELGETPFKTWLD
- a CDS encoding redoxin domain-containing protein, giving the protein MLKFYRQSLLALFALFTSFNVFSSNLPDELLHQPITLLSGKQVTLADFQGNKPVYLKFWATWCQPCLKEMPHFQHIQQQYGDSIEVISINLGLNDDAETVAQTVKKFNLTMPMTIDKSGDLAKAFHFIGTPYHLLFDKQMNLVHLGHKANESLDNKIALLSQQENVDLLASNKLQENEADLKLNLNDGKTHALLFTATWCDWYLKDSRPEVSQSCITAQQNANVLYQQYPQIAWQGVISRLWTGEKDVSAYKKKYTIEHPIALDKTNQLFHQYAVNDLPTLILIKDNKVLLRTNDLKDQEQLHMQLAVYAK